A DNA window from Arachis duranensis cultivar V14167 chromosome 3, aradu.V14167.gnm2.J7QH, whole genome shotgun sequence contains the following coding sequences:
- the LOC107481046 gene encoding THO complex subunit 4D, with translation MASSLDMSLDDRIKNRSNRGRARGRGRARSGRGASGTLGGGRMNGTVNGRRMMTGAVSAGRMTGAARRGPLMVNARPSSYAIAKSIRRARPFPWQHDLFEDSLRAAGIQGIEVGTKLYVSNLDHGVTNEDIRELFAELGELKRYAVHYDKNGHQSGSAEVVYTRRSDAFAALKRYNNVLLDGKPMKIEIVGANAELPVTARVNVTGVNGQRKRTVVMAPRGGRGGGPAVPNRGAGIGAGWGHRGGPPRSGNGRGRGRGRGRAGVRGRGKKDAVEKSVEQLDKELENYHADAMQF, from the exons TTAGACATGTCACTTGATGATAGAATAAAGAACAGGAGTAACAGAGGGAGAGCTAGAGGACGTGGTAGAGCCCGTTCTGGCCGTGGAGCAAGCGGGACTCTTGGTGGTGGGAGAATGAATGGTACTGTTAATGGTAGAAGAATGATGACTGGTGCTGTTAGTGCTGGAAGAATGACTGGTGCTGCTCGCAGAGGTCCTCTAATGGTTAATGCTCGGCCATCGTCTTATGCTATCGCCAAG TCCATTCGCAGAGCCAGGCCTTTTCCATGGCAGCATGATTTATTTGAAGATAGCCTTCGAGCTGCTGGCATACAAGGAATTGAAGTTGGCACCAAGTTGTATGTGTCGAACTTGGACCATGGAGTAACCAATGAAGACATAAGG GAACTTTTCGCTGAGCTTGGAGAGTTGAAGCGCTATGCTGTTCATTATGACAAAAATGGGCATCAAAGT GGTTCTGCAGAAGTTGTTTATACTAGAAGAAGTGATGCATTTGCTGCTCTTAAACGATATAACAatgtccttttggatggaaaACCTATGAAGATTGAGATTGTTGGTGCCAATGCAGAGTTACCTGTAACGGCTCGTGTGAATGTCACTGGAGTTAATGGGCAGAGGAAACGGACTGTTGTGATGGC GCCAAGAGGAGGGCGAGGTGGAGGTCCTGCTGTCCCTAATCGTGGTGCTGGCATTGGTGCTGG TTGGGGACATCGTGGCGGCCCCCCAAGGAGTGGGAATGGACGAGGTCGAGGTCGGGGGCGTGGCAGGGCCGGTGTCCGAGGCCGTGGGAAAAAGGATGCTGTTGAGAAGTCAGTCGAGCAACTTGATAAAGAATTGGAGAACTATCATGCTGATGCCATGCAGTTCTGA
- the LOC107481045 gene encoding glucan endo-1,3-beta-glucosidase 2, translated as MALHSCLLLLLLLLQISLLAADEAFIGVNIGTSLSDMPHPTQVVALLKSQQIHHVRLYDADQAMLIALAKTGIEVSVSVPNEELLAIAQSNSTAANWVYRNVVAHYPSTNITSICVGSEVLTTLPNVAKILVNALKYIHSALVASNLDRQIKVSTPLSSSMILDSFPPSQAFFNRSLNPILIPMLDFLQSTGSYLMLNIYPYYDYMESNGVIPLDYALFKPLPPNKEAIDSNTLVHYTNVFDAVVDAAYFAMSFLNFTNIPVVVTETGWPSKGDRNEPDATLDNANAYNSNLIKHVLNMTGTPKHPGIAISTYIYELYNEDTKAGPLSEKNWGLFDANGKPIYILHLTGSGAVLANDTTNQTYCVAKDDADPKMLQAGIDWACGPGKVDCSPLLQGQPCYEPDNVGAHANYAFDTYYHLMGRSSEACNFNQMATISTSNPSHGSCVFPGSLGKNGTFGNVTAASMNSTSLDSSANNVHRSLVLVIGVVVTWGVVLL; from the exons ATGGCTCTGCATtcttgtcttcttcttcttcttcttcttcttcaaatctctctacTTGCAGCTGATGAAG CATTCATTGGAGTGAACATTGGAACATCTCTCTCAGACATGCCTCATCCAACACAAGTAGTAGCACTTCTTAAATCACAGCAAATTCACCATGTTCGGTTGTATGATGCTGACCAAGCCATGCTCATTGCACTTGCAAAGACAGGAATTGAAGTTTCTGTCTCTGTCCCCAATGAAGAACTCTTAGCAATTGCCCAATCAAATTCCACAGCTGCCAATTGGGTTTACCGAAATGTTGTAGCACATTATCCATCCACTAACATAACATCAATTTGTGTTGGTTCTGAGGTTTTAACCACACTTCCTAACGTTGCAAAAATCCTAGTCAATGCCCTTAAGTACATTCATTCAGCTCTTGTCGCTTCGAATCTGGATCGCCAGATCAAAGTTTCCACACCCCTTTCGTCTTCCATGATCCTCGATTCGTTCCCTCCTTCCCAAGCCTTCTTTAACCGCTCCCTGAATCCTATCTTGATTCCAATGCTTGATTTCTTGCAATCAACAGGCTCCTATCTAATGCTCAACATTTACCCGTACTATGATTACATGGAATCTAATGGGGTGATTCCATTGGACTATGCACTCTTCAAGCCTCTGCCTCCCAACAAAGAAGCCATAGATTCGAACACACTTGTACACTACACCAATGTGTTTGATGCTGTGGTGGACGCAGCATATTTCGCCATGTCCTTTCTAAACTTCACCAATATCCCGGTGGTGGTGACGGAGACAGGATGGCCTTCCAAGGGCGACCGGAACGAGCCAGACGCAACATTAGACAATGCAAATGCATATAACAGCAATCTCATCAAACATGTTTTAAACATGACAGGAACTCCCAAGCATCCGGGGATAGCCATTAGTACTTACATCTATGAGCTCTACAATGAGGACACAAAAGCAGGGCCATTGTCTGAAAAGAACTGGGGATTGTTTGATGCAAATGGAAAACCTATTTACATATTGCATCTCACAGGGTCAGGAGCAGTTTTGGCTAATGATACTACAAATCAAACTTACTGCGTTGCCAAGGATGATGCTGATCCCAAGATGCTGCAGGCTGGAATAGATTGGGCTTGTGGACCTGGCAAGGTGGATTGCTCTCCATTGCTTCAGGGCCAACCCTGCTATGAACCGGACAATGTGGGTGCACATGCTAACTATGCTTTTGATACTTACTACCATTTGATGGGAAGATCTTCTGAAGCCTGTAACTTCAATCAAATGGCTACAATTTCTACCTCCAATCCAA GTCACGGTTCTTGTGTATTTCCGGGAAG TCTCGGCAAAAATGGAACCTTTGGTAATGTGACAGCAGCATCAATGAACTCAACAAGTTTAGATTCTTCTGCTAACAATGTTCATAGAAGCCTTGTATTGGtgataggagtagtagtaacaTGGGGAGTGGTTTTGCTATGA
- the LOC107480932 gene encoding uncharacterized protein LOC107480932, whose protein sequence is MSVSCGVECVFVLGCARWLWKRCTYIGSYDSATWGHSETQGRVPPYLIYADHQHRQIVLAVRGLNLAKESDYKLLLDNRLGKQMFDGGYVHHGLLKSAVWLLNQESETLKKLWVDNGCSYDMVFVGHSLGSGVVSLLTILVVNHRERLGGIPKEKIRCYAVAPARCMSLNLAVKYANVIHSVVLQDDFLPRTATPLEDIFKSIFCLPCLLFLVCLRDTFIPDDRKLRDPRRLYAPGRMYHIVERKFCRCGRFPPEVRTAIPVDGRFEHIVLSCNATSDHGIIWIEREAEKALQQMKEHSTETVIVPPSVQKFERLQTIEKEHRNALERAVSLNVPHAVDAAENEPGEHNEAETGSTSDEKEASSSESRTSGGRPNWDDVVQKLLKKKNEPEDVANLPQ, encoded by the exons ATGTCAGTGTCATGTGGGGTGGAGTGCGTCTTCGTGCTCGGCTGCGCACGCTGGCTGTGGAAGCGCTGCACATACATCGGCTCCTACGACAGCGCCACGTGGGGCCACTCTGAAACCCAAGGCCGCGTGCCGCCGTATCTCATATACGCCGACCACCAGCACCGCCAGATCGTGCTCGCCGTCCGCGGCCTCAACCTCGCCAAAGAGAGTGACTACAAGCTCCTTTTGGATAACCGCCTTGGGAAGCAG ATGTTTGATGGCGGGTATGTTCACCATGGTTTGCTGAAGTCGGCGGTTTGGTTGCTGAACCAGGAATCGGAGACCCTCAAGAAGTtgtgggtggataatggttgcAGCTATGATATGGTATTTGTGGGGCACTCCCTTGGTTCCGGGGTTGTGTCGTTGCTGACTATACTGGTGGTGAATCATAGGGAGAGGTTGGGAGGGATACCAAAGGAGAAGATTCGGTGCTATGCCGTTGCTCCTGCAAGGTGTATGTCACTCAATTTGGCTGTCAAGTATGCCAATGTCATACACTCTGTTGTACTGCAG GACGATTTCTTGCCAAGAACAGCCACTCCATTGGAAGATATATTCAAATCCATATTCTG CTTGCCCTGCTTATTATTCTTGGTTTGCTTGAGGGACACCTTCATACCAGACGATAGAAAGCTTAGAGATCCAAGGAGACTTTATGCACCTGGACGAATGTACCATATTGTTGAGAGAAAATTTTGCAG ATGTGGGAGATTTCCTCCTGAAGTGAGAACTGCCATTCCTGTTGATGGAAGATTTGAGCATATCGTCTTATCCTGCAATGCAACATCAGATCATGGAATTATTTGGATCGAAAGGGAGGCAGAGAAAGCTCTACAA CAAATGAAGGAACATAGTACCGAAACTGTGATAGTCCCTCCATCGGTGCAAAAGTTCGAGAGATTGCAGACCATAGAGAAAGAACATAGGAATGCTTTGGAAAGAGCTGTTAGCTTGAATGTACCCCATGCGGTGGATGCTGCAGAGAATGAACCGGGTGAACACAATGAAGCCGAGACAGGTAGCACCAGTGACGAGAAAGAAGCCTCAAGTTCTGAATCAAGAACAAGTGGTGGAAGACCAAACTGGGATGATGTTGTCCAAAAGcttttaaagaagaagaatgagccAGAAGATGTTGCAAATTTGCCACAATAA